A window of the Jatrophihabitans sp. genome harbors these coding sequences:
- a CDS encoding type II toxin-antitoxin system prevent-host-death family antitoxin → MSLVASRDLRNHTAEILRKVADGERVTITVNGAPVAELAPVTSARRPSMPRRELITVLARHQADAGLREDLAALTADTTDDLGPLA, encoded by the coding sequence ATGAGTCTGGTGGCGTCCCGAGATTTACGCAATCACACGGCCGAGATCCTGCGTAAGGTCGCCGACGGAGAACGAGTGACGATCACCGTGAACGGGGCGCCCGTTGCTGAACTCGCACCGGTGACATCTGCTCGCCGCCCCTCGATGCCTAGACGCGAGCTGATCACGGTGCTGGCTCGGCACCAGGCAGACGCGGGCTTGAGAGAGGATCTGGCTGCGCTCACCGCCGACACGACGGACGACCTAGGCCCCCTTGCGTGA
- a CDS encoding PIN domain-containing protein — translation MTTLPRGLLDTSVFIATESGRFLDTALLPDEAFISVITIGELHAGVLAAKDTRTRAVRLATLEAVAALEPLPVDAAAAAQWATLRVRLAEEGHRAKVNDLWIAAIAAANNLTVVTQDDDFEPIEAVGGPPVVRV, via the coding sequence GTGACCACGCTGCCGCGGGGACTTCTGGACACCTCAGTCTTCATCGCGACCGAGTCCGGGCGCTTTCTCGATACTGCTTTGCTGCCGGACGAGGCGTTCATCAGCGTCATCACGATCGGTGAACTGCACGCCGGAGTACTAGCGGCTAAAGACACCCGCACTCGCGCCGTACGGCTGGCGACCCTGGAGGCTGTGGCCGCACTCGAACCCCTGCCAGTAGACGCAGCGGCCGCAGCGCAATGGGCCACGCTCAGGGTGAGACTGGCCGAGGAAGGCCACCGCGCAAAGGTCAACGACCTATGGATCGCGGCCATCGCGGCAGCCAACAACCTAACCGTTGTGACGCAGGACGACGACTTCGAACCGATCGAAGCCGTCGGCGGTCCACCGGTTGTCCGCGTCTGA